AGTTGGTGAGCGATACAGATTTCCCCTGCAACAAGAGAAGCCACATCAGGACAGTACAGCTAGCATCAAACAAAGTCAGGTACCCTGTAAACGCACGCACTGTATTGCAAGTCTCTGCAGCTGCATGTCTGTCCTGAAAGTTTCCGAGCTTGACTGTAGTTAATATGAACCTTCGCCGGGACACCTCAGAACGGAGGGGTGTTGATAGTCTATAAATCTGCCTGTACCGTCCCTGGACTTAATACCCCGCTGAAATacaccctctcctcacccctcttctATGTGAGagctaggttactgtactgaactcACATCTCATGGGTCTGCTTGTGTTGGGGATTTGGTTACAAGAAAAAGAGGTAAAAGATTGAAATGGAATCCAGACTAGAACAGTGTTTGAGATGTCATGATCAGACGGAAGGAGACGGTTACAAACAACACAACATCCCACTCAGGCTCTTCCATGAGAAGAGCAGCAGGGGCAACATCTGGGtcatgaagctgtgtgtgtgtgtgtgtgtgtgtgtgtgtgtgtgtgtgtgtgtgtgtgtgtgtgtgtgtgtgtgtgtgtgtgtgtgtgtgtgtgtgtgtctctctctctctctctctctctctctcgatgtctgggCAGGGGTAACAGAGGCAGATCAGAACGATGTTGAGTAGAGAGGCAGTGGCCTGCTGTCTGTGGGTCCATTTCACCCAGCTCAGCACTGACCTACATTCCATCAGCTAGAACAGAGCAGGCAGACAAACAGGAAGTCTGGAGCTACACTACCAGGTTTGCCTTGTAGCATGAGCAGAGCATGAGAGTAATGAACAAAAACACTAATTTAAAAAGGATGTGCAAAGTTGTTGCCCGTGCATCACCTTGTAAATACACTTGTGCTGGTCACTGAgaacccccttctcctcctcctcatcttcctcctgctGTGTCATTTCCCCATTCCTCTTTTCCTGAGAGAACAGCCTCCGGCGTCCCACCTTGAGCTGCTGACTGTCCAGCTCCTTCAGCCGGCTGCACAGCTGACCGTTGCTGTGCTGCACCAGACTGCCGACCAGCCCGTTCTTGGGCTCGTAGCGTGGCAGGGTCAGGCTCCTCTCTGTGTGGCCCTCCAGGGGCCCCCTGCGGCGCTCCAGGCCCTCCTTCTCCTGCAGCACCTCCCTCTCCAGGCGCCGGTGCTCCTCTAGGGACAGAGAGTCATAGGACAGCAGGTACTGGAGGTAGGACTCCTGCAGCTTGGCCAGCCGGTCCTGGGCTGACTTGGGGATCCGCAGCAGATCAGCCAGTTTACTCCACTTCTTCAGGTCCATAACCTGCTGCATGCCGCCCATGTCATTAATCAGCTGGAAGAACCGAGCCAGGTCCACCTCGCAGCCACCTGGGGGGAAGAGACAGATCGATGGGGTCAGATAGAGTTAACCCTAAACCCACAGctacctggggagagagagagattggttaGGGTCTATGGCCATGAGTTTAACACTCCTACAgtaatgatcaaatcaaattgtattggtcacatacacatgtttagcagatgttattgcgggtgtagcgaaattcttgtgttCCTCGTGCCAACAGTGCAATAGTATGATAGCACTACACATTTGGACCGTATTCTCAAACCGATTCAGTAAACATTTATTTCAGCCATATAGACTGACTGGGCTAGAGGCTGTTTAAAACACATCAAGCTGCTGAGTGAGAAATCTAAAATGACAGACAAGCTGCTGGGTATAGTTATATTGTCTCAGACATACAGGCCACATCTGAACACTGATATTGACCTCACAGTATAAATACCAGATACGGTTGATGGAATGCAACAAACATTTTATTGGATTGTCAATAATGTCAATACCCAATTTTTGTGATGTTTGCTAAAGAGGTCCGTTTTGAGACAGTCGTCCAGCTTATGTGAGTGTGTCTGACTGTCAGACTAACTGATGACCAGTGTTAGGGTAGTGTTGCTGGTAAGCTATGGACAGTCAGTCAGACTCACCGATGAGTGGGGGGTCTTCCATGGTGATGCCCTGAGATTTGAGGTGCTTCTTGATGCAGGCTAGCCTCTGTACGTTAGGGCCCCAGCGACGGCCTAGCTTGTGGATGCGCTGCACCTGGGTCACAAAGCGCATCTCATCATTCAGTTTGCACTCTGGGCGCCAGTCAGCCGGGGGAACCACCCGACACAGTCCGCAGGGCTCCGCCCCCTCCCGCACAGAGTCCAGGTACACCAGGGGGTCCTGGAACTCCCGCTGGGTGGGACAGAACTCTGGTGCCTCACCCAACGCTGCCCAGCTCGCCCTGCTCCTCtccgccctctccctctcttcatcccgcTCCTTCTCCCTTTCCCACTCCCTGTCAGGCCGAGGCTCTGCTGGTTTGTGAGGGGTATGCCCGGGGGTGTGGCCAGGCGACTCTGAGGTAGTTGAGCGGTTAagggtgtggttagggttagaggcagcCTGCGCCCGGTGCTGTGCTTGTCTGATGAACATCAACTTGCCGGCTGACGCTCGCTTAGGCCGCTGACGCCCTGGCTCTGGATTGGCTAGTggtgtggagggagggggtggggctagcagggaggggggaggggtggtTTCCATGACAATGTGTCCGTTAGGGACCGAGGCCTTGCCCTGACACGCTTTCTTACTGCGTGTCTCCAGAGGGCTGGTCTGGTGCTTGGTCTTACCGTCCAGGGGGCTGCTCTGGTTCTGTTTGGTCTTCTTACGGTTGGGGTTAGTTTCCAGGACGACCAGCTTACCCTGGGAGTCAGCCACCGCCCCGATGGCAGCCACCGCCACCTCCAGCCTCCGCTTGGAGTTCCTCAGTCCCTCACGCCCCTGCCTGCCCACCTCCTGCTTGGCACAGAGGTGCCCGTTGAAGCGCACTCCACCCCCATTGGTCACCTTGTGCACCCCATTGGATAATAGCACCTGTTTGCTTGTTTTTGCTTTACTATTCTGGGCTTTTCCTGAGTTGGAGAGGGGGAGTCGCTGGTGGCGCTGGAGGTGGTTGTGGTGGCGATTGTTGCTATGGGCTCTATGGGTAGCAGCAGTGCTGTGTTTGCGCTTGTTCAGTTTGGTTTTCTTGACCATTTCTCGTTTTCCTTTGGTGTATGTGACGAGGCCATTCACAGTTTTGGACGGCAGTCTGAAGTCTTTCGGTTTTTTGGCACCGGCCGTATGCATCCCTGTCTGGGACGCCCGTGTGACTCCGTTCACTTTAGAGACCTGAGAgtgggaggcgagagagagagaccagaaacaTGGAGTTGTTTATTCACATACTGTAGTGCAGCAACATAGAACACAGACTCACTGCACCAACACTCTCAGGAGCTGGCACTTGACATTGAAGTAAAAACTCCAAGCAAACATTAACCCGCTGAAACAGCTATAAAAGTAAAGAGTTCGGGTTAGAACTAAATGCTATGCGGAAATTGCTCCCATTCATTAAAGCCTATACAGGGTTGCTGTACTTTCAAATCAGCTAGTTATAGACAAACACTCCTCACAGGGCAAAAAACGATCAGTACCGGCCCTAACATGGAGAGTGAGGTTCACTTCAGAGCCAACTGCTGTATGTACAAAACGGGTTACTACTTGAAACCCCATCTCAGCAGAAAGCCAGTTTTATTTGGTATGGTTTCCTTAACCTCTTTAATGGCgaaaataaacatttttatttttttcagatCTGAGAACCCCTGCTGAACATGTGAGCTCTAATGTAGGTAGTTTGGGTTACATCGGGGACCTCACTGGCTAATGGCAGCTGGGGGAATAAAGCCACCCAGACCCACCAGTGGAAGAAGAGTCGACTCTCTCTCAGTTCCCTCTCTCCCGTCATGTTTCTTTTACTTGCCCTAGTTTTAGTGCTGCCCCTAAACCACCTGCCCCAGAACATGATACAGACTAGCATCAACCTGATCGGGAACAAACGTCATTCATGTtaatatacgtgtgtgtgtgtgtgtgtgtgtgtgtgtgaggcagtggtggtccttctgtagctcagttggtagagcatggcgcttgtaacgccagggtagtgggttcgattcccgggaccacccatacgtagaatgtatgcacacatgactgtaagtcgctttggataaaagcgtctgctaaatggcatatatattattttatatatttgtgtgtgtgtgtgtgtgtgtgtgtgtgtgtgtgtgtgtgtgtgtgtgtggtaaaatGGAAAAGTTGTGTGTAGTCAAAACAGAGGGGATGTCTGGACTGAGACCCTGGGATGGATACATTGGGGTTTCTGGCAGCTGACACCAGCTTTCTGCTTAGACCCCACTAGCTGCTCTGCTGTTCTTCCCACTGCATCCCTGTCCGTTTGAGTAGCACCCTGTTGTAAGTGAACCTAGTAGCCCTGCTGTAAGCAAACTatgcagaggagatgagaggatggcGTTATCGAACCAGCGAGGTGCCAGAGGGAGGTGACAGCAGGCTTGACGGCTGCGTTTGAAGCAGGGCCGCAGCTGTATTGTATTCCTATCAGGTGCAGCCAGCACAAAGAGAGGCTATTAAAAGATAAGGGGAGTGAAATGTGACCCCCTTCATCAAATCCTGTCCCCTTCCACTCCAACAGTGGAAAAATACAGAGGATGGAGAgcaagaggggggagaagggaggggagagggaggggggagttgACAGCAAGAgaggcgacagagagagaggagacgagagacacaGAATGCCTACACAttccatcacctacagagagatccACCTAGAAGAGGCCCCTCAGCCAgttggttctggggctctgttcacaaagaccccacagagccccaggacagcaacacaatttgaCCCAATCAAATTATGAAAAAGGCAAAAAGATATCTAATTGACACTGGAAAGAATCACAAACCACAAACCACAAAAACAGCATATTTGACCACAGAGACTGACGCAAAATTAAGAAAATCCATTGCTATAGAGAGAGGcagccataggcagacctggctctcaagagaagacaggctttgtgcacactgcccacaaaatgaggtggaaactgagctgcacttcctaacctcctgtccaatgtatgaccaccATAGGAGATACACATTTCCCACAGATCCTATGGACCCACaatgaataaaaaaaataaacattgatcaactcccatatctgttcagtgtgcaatcacagcagcaagatgtgtcccgttgccatgagaaaaatggcaaccagtgaagcaaacaaacaaacattataAATACCACCAATAATTTGTTTATTTATCGTCGCCTACTATTCATActacaactatttgcacattgctaACACACTGTACATAGCGGATAATATAACACTTGAAATGTCTATTATTTTCAAACCTTTGAGAGTGCAATGTTACTGATCGGTTGAGTTataacttttatttatttcacttgcttaggCAATGTAAACACGTTTcgcatgccaataaagccccttgtatttgtgagagagaaagaacggaGTCGCCCCGGCAGGCCAGAGTGATGATGTCTAAACGCAGCGTGACGTCTACCAGGGGCTCGAAACATAACGCAAAGAACCAACGAACACATCAGATTCTAGAACTCTAGAAGGTTAGGGTCATAACCAGATTAAATAAGACTCAAGACTTCCGTCTGCAGAATTTAAACACCTTCCTTTAGGGTCAAACTCATCCGTTTGGCCTCAAAGACCAAAGTAATAGAAACAGAAAGCCAGTCAGCCAACTGTGACTGAACAGATATGCTGACAATTAGGCACAGCGGGCTGGGTGGTGGTCTACTTTAGTTTCACCACTAGAGAGCTCACCGGCACTGTGCTGCTGCACAAGCCTTGAGGTTTGGTGTGCACGTGAGCCCTGGCCTTGCACTGTAATAGTCTGGTCCGAggcagaggagagaaaagaggagagggagagagaagactggctacATCCCAGCCCCATGGAGCAGGAGAAGGCCCCATGTTACTGTAGAAAGCACCAAAGGACTGGTGAGAACGAAGGAGAAAATTCAGTGCTGGAaacagaggtgagagggggagagagaatgagaacagAAACACAGCCAACCCTCTGAAGTGGATTTTGGTCACACGTGAGTGGGAAGAGGGGGGGTGGCGGGGCAAGGGCCAGGATGACATCATGTGTTGCTATAGCCAATCTGCAGGATGGCGAGAAGATTTAAATGGAACATCTGCAACTCAGCTGCTTATAGGAACAGACGGGATCCATCTCGACAAACATCTCAACAAACAGACTGGATCAGGAAGAGGAGCTAGAAACGTAACCCTTCCAATGCTTAgagaaatagacacacacacacacaaacaaacaaatccACCAATGTGATAGCTGAAAAGATGTAGCCTTCGTCTTCATGAATAGCCTTCAGAATATTGACTTTTAAACTGAGACAGAAAGGTCAATGGGATACCGGAGCAGCAACCCAATATTCCTGCGCAATTAACATTCCTCAGTTTGGATCTCATCAAACATCATGACTCTGGCTTACTCTAACTGCTATACAACAGGGCCATTGGGTTCTTGTATGATAATAATTTAACCTATGGCTGATTTCCTTCCACAGATAAGGGATCCTGATGCTTTCGGCCAGAGGATTGGACATCAGCCTGCTGCTACACTCACAGTTAATATCAGAAAACACAAAATGCTAATACCTCAAAATGATTGGAGCTCTGTTGCCAAGGATGGTAAATCTGCCAGCATAACACATGAACAGAGGTAAAgagtaaggagagagggggggggtaatcaggaggagagagcgaaagcagagagaggagggcagaagGAGGGGGGATAGAACAAAGGCCAATAACTTGAGCGTAGTTTGTCTTGGCTCTCCCCTGATCATTGAGATTCATTGTTCCTTAATTAGTCAGTTGGCGGCACTTAAAACCGACAGGCCCGGCATCAACATGACACAGCGTGGCTCGGCCACGTCTGCTGGCCGTCTGGGAGAGCTGCTCGTCTTGATGCAACCCTCTCTGACGAGGCAAAGCCCCCAGCACTCCATTCTGATTAGTTCACAGAGTTGTCAGAAGCACAATGTGCTTTTTGAGCCAAGTCAAAGttaccctccatcctcctcccgaCCTCTCCTCCTTAGTAGAGCTATTTTAAACCAACAGAACGTCTTGGACAGGAAGGCAGCTTTCACAACCCAGCCTCAGTACTAAATATAGTAGCAGACTGAAATACAATCATTACACGGAgacaaagggaggagaggagctcagggatttcacacaACCCTGAGCATGCTGCTATCATGTTACTCTATTAATGTATAATCTTTTTTTTATCATAACACATTACTGCTCTTCTAATGACGATAATGTCTGCTCTTTAATCACACGCCTGGTGGCTACGGAGGCATGCTGGTCAGCCATCTTTATGACCATTAGAGAGTTACATATTAGCCAAATCAACGAAGCATACTGTTCAGGCATAGATGAAGTATGATACAGTACCTGCTTGCTGAGCTCCTCTGCGGCCCTCCTGTGGGGCAGTCCGTTGGTAGTGTGGCCCCTGGCTGTAGCCTTTAGCTGGCTGAGGGCCTGCTCCCTCCGGGCCTCGGCTCTCTCACTGCGCTCTCTCACCTGCACCCACTCCTTCCCTCTGGGCTTGGGGCTGTCTCGGGGCGCCTTGCTGGGGCCGTTCAACActgaaccaacaggaaagaaagATGACCTTAGACCAGCTTAGGAGGTTGAACACCGGACCAACAGAGGAAAATATGATTTCAGGGCAGTGTAGGAGGGATGCTGCTGgcttacagagccttcagaaagtattcataccccgtgacttattccacattctgttgtgttacagccttcatttcaaaattgattaaatacaaacgtctcacccatctacacacaataccccataatgacaaagtgaaaacatgtttattaAAATTAAATATATACATCTAATTCCATAAGTAAATAGAAGCACCTTTGGGAGAGAATACagccgtgagtctttctgggtaagtctaagagctttccacacctggattgtgcaacatttgcccattattgttTTCAAAATTCTTTGTTTGTTGACCATCGCTAGACAACCATTTGCAGGtcatgccatagattttcaagcatatTTAAAGTCAGAACTTTAACTCTGCCACTCAGGAGCATGCAATGTATTCCTGGTAACtaactccagtgtagatgtggccaagtgttttaggttattgtactgctgaaaggtgaattcatctcccagtgtctggtggaaagcagacaaccaggttttcctctaggattttacctgtgctGAGCTCCGTTCTGTTTCTTTTATATCCTGAAAAACTCTCGtctttaatgattacaagcatacctataacatgatgcagccaccactatgcttgaaaatatggagaacgGTACTCCGTAATGTGTTGCATTCAGGACAAAAAagtgaatttctttgccacaattttttgcagtattattttagtgccttgttgcaaacaggatgtatgttttggaatatttttattctgttcaGGCatcctccttttcactctgtcaattaggttagtattgtggagtaactacaatgttgttcatCATCCTCAGTCTTCCtccatcacagccattcaactctaaaTTGTTTTTAAAAAGTTACCATTGGCCTAAGcggttccttcctctctggcaacagagtgcggaaggacacctgtatctttgtagtgactgggtgtattgatacaccatctaaagtgtaattaataacttcaccatgctcaaaggtatATCCAGTGTctgatttttttttatgtttacccatctaccaataggtgcccttcacgaggcattggaaaacctccctggtctttgtggtagaatctgtgtttgaaattcactgctcaactgagagaccttacagacaATTAtatatgtgtgaggtacagagatgaggaagtTATTCAAaattcatgttaaacactattattgcacacaatgAGAGTACATGGAACTTAAGCAATACTCCTGAAAGtgtttaggcttgccataaaggggttgaatactttttgactcaagacatttcagcttttctttaGTAATTCATTTGtacaaaataaaaacaacaattccactgacattatggtttattgtgtgtaggccagtgaggcaacaaaataaatacatttaatccatttcaaattcaggctgtaacaaaatgtgggagaaGTCAAGGGTTGtgattactttctgaaggcactgtgtatatTAAAACTTTAACAAGAATTTAACATTTCAATTAAATATTTCCTCCAGTCTTGTACAGTGACTTGTGGTGAACATTATATTGGTCAAGCACCAGACGACAGCCCTGCTAACCTCAGACTAGAGCAGAAGCACTGATATTAGCAGTCTGAACCATTCCAATTAACACATTCAATAGCTCTCTTTATATTTTATTGGAGGTTCActattttttctttatttctttacAGTGTTTTAATATCAACAGTCGCTGGCGTTTATAAAACGACATGGTTcgttctcccccccccccccccacccccaccccgtCTGTCTAAGTCCCTTCAGCATTTTGAAAAGCTACTGGAAAACTGAACTCAATAAAAAGGTGTTTAATTTAGAAAATGTAAACATGGCTGGGGTTAGCAAGGTGCAGGGTAATGAAAGCAGAGCTCTATGATTTCTCACTCGGTGCACAGCAGCTCAAATAAACTACTGAAGTACTGCCCACGCTACATTTTAAAAGTGTCACATCTGACACACGGCCTTATAGTGTATTGTACTGGCCAGGTATAATACTGTACTGGGACACAGGCTTCTATGGTACTTACAGACCAGGCCTAACACTGTACTGGGAGCAGTGGCGACCAGTCTTTTTTGtgtgcctgttttgcatgttaatACGTCACATCAGTTCGCAAACAATGCAAAAGTAATACTAATCGTTGAGTTAATGAAGCTGCATACAAACTTGGTCTCTTTTTGACTTTCTTAAGGCAGCTAGAAAATGCAGTTGTTTCAGCCGAACTCAGTGCTTTCCatggtggggcagccagtggaCAATACGTAGCGttggggttggtaatgttctttagctgcaccgtgattggctcagtgttcagtcagtcatGTGGACACTACGTCACTGCGACATCTATGGGTAATGCTCGAAAACTCAAGCCccctgggtgctgccatagagttacattagaagaaCCCAACCAAGGCGGCGGcccaaggtcattggccacaaataaaattatgtcaaatcacatatgtacagtagctttgattggactgatacTTTCAAAATCATAGCTAGCGGTCATCATTAATCAAGTCGACATCTACTGGCAAAtacttttcaatccttgtcatatgaagagaacaTTACAACAGTTAGAAATCGCAAATTCAATAATCAGTgcctaactgcaagcattgcaaagcaatcattagcctgctattcagtggagtggctgtgtggtccaagtctgggtttaagagtctcttttccaagcttaaaatgataaacattcaacattggccatgctgtcaatccagcatgacttctacCACACTCAAAACCTggaaatctctgacttcagtgagttcaagacaactgggaacttggaagaaaacaagctcagactgggaaaatacattttgaacatGAATCCAAATCGGAATTGCAAGGGCCTCTTTCGAGAGCTCCAACCTGAAGATCCCTTACGTTGTCATGATTCGACCTTATCTTCCCTCCCAAGttatcttgaaagcaccataaatcaaGAGAataccagactttgatgacaaaatgttCCCACAAAGGAGCGACGcatcaccttcctgttcaagggAGCACAGCAAGGCGAGTCCAAAAATATCTTGTATAAATGCATAAATGATGTGATATGCCAGAgcgatatgtatactgtagctcagAAAGTAATACAAGTGTATGTTgggtagtaagctgttagtagcccatgtgcccaTGTTATGAattgtcgctgtacatttcaaaagtgctgaacaaatggTTATATCGACTACATCCGTCCTAGCGCACTcgttaatgtcttaatcaaaattacagaTTGCCTCCTACAAGCTCgttgtacaaactatggcataaggggacatctcaattgtcagtagaaaacacatttgtttaagtccgctgatagccaggtgtcgCGGTGGTATGGTGTTGGGACGGCTATTGAAGCTGTACCAACAGCAGAGCACCATATAGGCCATAACaagtttgtcaccattatagcGCAATTCATGTACTGtctagtggctttgctggcatgcatgtAAAGAAAGTTTTCCCGACCCAGATATACATGCTAAAAATGGCCACTGACTGAGACCGACTTCTCAGGTACTTGGAACTAAGAACACTGGCCTTGTTTCCATGGGGATTGCCTGGGCTGGTGGATCTGGTGTCACAGGGAGGAGGACGACAAAGTCAGGAACATAGCACTGTACttacaagtgtgtgtgtttctataatAACCACTGAAAGTTGCTGAGCGACACCAAGCATATGCCACTGATAACATGTAGCTATTTATTGCGTGGCTTTGCCTGCTtgtagccttcatcaccactgacACATTGTGTTTTAACATGACGTGTTTCATTAAGACAAGCTCCCCTCAGaaccacacagtgtgtgtgtgtgtgtgtgtgtgtgtgtgtgtgtgtgtgtgtgtgtgtgtgtgtgtgtgtgtgtgtgtgtgtgtgtgtgtgtgtgtgtgtgtgtgtgtgtgtgtgtgtgtgtgtgtgtgtgtgtgtgtgtgtgtgtgtgtgagagcggtGGAGCTTTGGGGTGTGTGCTCCTTGTTTTCCATCCCTATTCCCCTCCTCCCTGGCCAGCTGTGAGCTGAATGCATAAACACCTTGTTACCGCTGTTCCCTCCTAGTGTTAATTGGAG
This window of the Oncorhynchus keta strain PuntledgeMale-10-30-2019 chromosome 20, Oket_V2, whole genome shotgun sequence genome carries:
- the LOC118399449 gene encoding protein Jumonji, producing MSKERPKRNIIQKKYDDIDGIPWSEERDVRKVLYLSLKEFKTAQKRQLGDGIGDGTKYTNGSHARGQLNGSGQKGHNADGSRFQSIDGSSEYSEDGPAKKRPRLQAQRKFAQSQPNSPSTTPVKVSDTALPAPSAHIRDISRRKPKTEDFLTFLCLRGYSSWPNEGSSVLPSNMAYFGSSQDEDALDDEEEYEDVKPDVSVASTSCQSTPRKGKPQGKHAVNGHVLNGPSKAPRDSPKPRGKEWVQVRERSERAEARREQALSQLKATARGHTTNGLPHRRAAEELSKQVSKVNGVTRASQTGMHTAGAKKPKDFRLPSKTVNGLVTYTKGKREMVKKTKLNKRKHSTAATHRAHSNNRHHNHLQRHQRLPLSNSGKAQNSKAKTSKQVLLSNGVHKVTNGGGVRFNGHLCAKQEVGRQGREGLRNSKRRLEVAVAAIGAVADSQGKLVVLETNPNRKKTKQNQSSPLDGKTKHQTSPLETRSKKACQGKASVPNGHIVMETTPPPSLLAPPPPSTPLANPEPGRQRPKRASAGKLMFIRQAQHRAQAASNPNHTLNRSTTSESPGHTPGHTPHKPAEPRPDREWEREKERDEERERAERSRASWAALGEAPEFCPTQREFQDPLVYLDSVREGAEPCGLCRVVPPADWRPECKLNDEMRFVTQVQRIHKLGRRWGPNVQRLACIKKHLKSQGITMEDPPLIGGCEVDLARFFQLINDMGGMQQVMDLKKWSKLADLLRIPKSAQDRLAKLQESYLQYLLSYDSLSLEEHRRLEREVLQEKEGLERRRGPLEGHTERSLTLPRYEPKNGLVGSLVQHSNGQLCSRLKELDSQQLKVGRRRLFSQEKRNGEMTQQEEDEEEEKGVLSDQHKCIYKGKSVSLTNFFRIARNTMIMCFNKEPGAAEVEQEYWRIVEQRHCHVAVHYGKVDTNTHGSGFPVGKSEPFSKHGWNLTVLPNNSGSILRHLGAVPGVTIPWLNIGMVFSTSCWSRDQNRLPYIDYLHTGADCIWYSIPAEEKVKLDKVVHTLLQANGTPGLEMLEKNIMISPEVLCREGIKVHRTVQQSGQFVVCFPGTFVSKVCCGYSVSETVHFATPQWMNLGYEAAKDLKCRHIAKPFSMEKLLYQIATAESKRENGHILTTISALLKDLRNIEMRQRQELYEAGLLSSARYGTHDNSLLPGDGRKKPRKWLALESSERRCQTCQHLCYLSMVVQENENVVFCLECALRYVENHKSCRGLKMMYRYDEEQINSLVKQVCGKALGKTTEKCNGASPIKPPPKRGPRKRETVEVSLSRLSSSHLSPAAVT